The window GAATAAGCCCCATAATCAAATTTGTTGTGATTGAAAGAAAATAAAAAGGTAACATTTTGTCCTCCGGTACATTGTTGAATCCTGCAATAACTGCATTAGATTAAGTTTAAGTCATTTTATATAAAAAATCAAGGGGTAAGAAGCCCTTGACTTTGACACGGTAATCAAATTTGTAATTTATAGAAGCATAAACCAATTTCATTAGATATACGGAGATTTACTTTTTAAATATAGAAAATTACAGCTTTTCAATTTCGGATTCAGGTAGGCCTGTCATTAATAAAATTTCAGAAATTGGGTAGCCTCGCTGTTTCATAAGTTTAGCCGTTTCTCTTTTTACTCTGTACTCCGCTTTGTCTTTAATATCCATTTCAAAAGTAGATAATAATCTGTATTCTTGCCTTGCCTGTTCATTATTTTTTACTGTTTGTATCATTTTTTCAATCTCCATTGTAAATTCATTATTCGGCTTACCTGTTTTAAGGTATTCTAAAAATTCTTTTAATTCTTTCTCCTCAGTGTTATTAAAGCCCTCTGCATTTATTATAACCTTTCGTGTGCCGTCTTGTAAAGGGGTGTTTTTGTCCTCTATACAAAGATTTTCAAAGGTATAAACAGGCCTATTTTTGCCTATGGCATCAAAGGTACAGATAAAAATTATAAAGCTGTCGTTTAAGCTATTATAGGAATTGCCTTTGTCCAAAAAAGAAATATCTATGGCAGCTTGGTAAAACCGCATACGTTTAGGGATATTGAGTTCATTGCTTACCTGCATTTCTACATCGTATAATTTACCGTTTTCTGCCTGCACTAAAACATCAAATCTTACAGACTTAGCCTATTCGTAAGTGTTAATATTATGCTGTATTGAGATATAAGCAATTTTACCTATTGTATCTGATAATATCATTTCAATAAGTTTTTTGCATAGCCTCGGATTTTGCATACCGCTATGGATGGCGGTGGTTCCTGCTTCGAGAGTTTTGCACAGCAAAACTCTTAGATTAAAAATGTACAAGGAGGTACATTTTTAATCAATCGTCTTGTAAATGTTAAATCTTCAAATCTTTTTACCATTTGTGTCCTCCTAATTTTTTCACATTTCCCCCTCCTCATTATATTTATAGTTATTATTTGAAAAAAATAGTAAATTATAAAAAATTTGCTTGAATTTATACCACCGCAATCCGTGCCGGTAATTAAATTAACCACCCTCAATTTGAAAAAAACTCCGCCTTGAGGACAGTTTTTTTGTGTGCACTAACCGATAAAAATTTGATTTCCCCAAGGATTTGCGAGATTTCTTGCCGGATCTTCTCTTGATTTTTGTTTATAAAATATGTATTATCTTTATGATGAAAATAGAAAAAGATACAACAGTCAGTTTGGAATACACACTGAAAGATGCTAACGGCGAAGTCCTTGACTCGTCCGATGTAATGGGTCCATTGGAGTACATCCACGGATATAATATGATTATTTCAGGCTTGGAAAAAGCCCTTGAAGGCAAAGAAGAAGGGGCCGAGTTTAAGCAAGTTGTTCCTCCTGAAGAAGCCTATGGTGAAGTTTTTGACGATCTAATAGTCGAAACAACCAGAGAGCAATTTCCTGAGGGTGTAAAACTTGAAGTCGGTATGGACTTTGAAGCCGGAGAAGGTCATCACGCCCGAATTGTAAGAATTACAAAAATAGACGGCGATAAGATTACCATAGATGCAAATCATCCGCTGGCAGGAGAAACCCTCCATTTTGATGTAAAAGTCTTATCGGTAAAAAAGACCACCGAAGAAGAATTGCAGGCTTTGATTCAGCAAATGTCCGGAGGATGCGGAGGCGGCTGCGGATGCGGTCATGAACATGACGAAGATGCTTGCGGCTGCGGGTGCTCAGGTTGTCATTAAAAACCAAAAAGGCGGATACCCTTATTCCATTGTTCGGAGGATTTTGTTTTTTTCTTTCGGCAATCGAGATAATGATACCCAAGCCGGTTCCTTTTTTTAGAATCGGCTTGGCTAATCTGCCCGTAATTTTAGGCATAGACCTCTTCTCTTTTCCGGCCTTTGTACTTCTTTTAGTTATAAAAGTTTTAGGCCAAGCCCTTATTTCGGGAACGCTTTTTTCTTATATCGTTCTTTTTTCAGCAATCGGAACATTTTCTTCGGGTCTGTTAATGTATGCCATGAGAAAAATTCCGAGAAAAACAATTTCCTTTATGGGTATAAGTTTGGCAGGAGCCTTTGTTTCAAACAGCCTGCAATTTCTTTTAGCAGTCTTACTCATGTTCGGAAAATCGGCTGTCTACATAATTCCGCCCGTATTTTCTTTAGGCACCTTAACAGCCTTATTTTTAGGTTGGTTCGCATCCGAATTTGAAATACAATCCGTCTGGTACCAAAGAGTAAAGGCCGAAAGGTTCGATTTTGTCCCTGATAATTCACAAGCGGTAAGGCATTATAAGAGTGAAAACGAATCGGAAAAAACAAAAAGCCGGACTTTAAGGGACAGGTATCTTAGAATAGGTTCCGGTATAAGCCTTTTTTTAATCTTACTCTTTGTTCCTTTTTTGCCGGTACAAGCCCTTGTCTTGGGAGCAGCCCTGATTCTTTGTGCAGCCGACAAACAAAAACTTAATTTTTTAAATTTAATCTTTATGTTTACGGCAATTACCGTTTTCAACCTTTTCCCGCCCATGGGCAAGATAATTTTTAGCATAGGAAGTATAGATATAACTCATCAAGCCCTATTACGCGGATTTGAAAAAGCTATTGTGTTGTTAGGAATGATATATATATCGAAATGGATGCTGAAAGCAAAAATGAATTTTAAAAGCCGAATAGGAAAATCGATACAGGAAGCTTTCGATGTATTTTACAAATTATTATCGGTAAAACATGAAATCAAACCCAAAATGATAATTCCCACAATAGATTCGGTACTTTTAAGTATAAACAGACTTTAAGCAGCCAAGCTCAATAGATTTTCGCTGTAATAGCCGCCTTTGTGTGCCTGTAATTTTTATGTTTTTTTTAAAAAAAGTATTGACATAAATTTTAAAAATCTATATAATGCATGAGTCTTGCGGATGTCGTATAACGGCTATTACCCCAGCCTTCCAAGCTGGAGACGTGGGTTCGACTCCCATCATCCGCTTATCTTACAACTATATATCCAGTCTACACTTACATATTTTCAATCCGTAATAAGACTTCTCTCTTTTTGATGGACTGTCGCATAATTTTTTCGGTGAGTTTTTGTTTTATTAGCTGCAAGATTGCTGTTTTTAGAAAATATATCGATACTTGTATAAAGCCATAATTTATGGTATAATCCCTTCCAGTTTTTTAACTGCGGAGGATAAAATGCCTAAGATTGAAGTAAATGAATCTCTTTTTTTTAATATGCTAGGAGCAGAACTTGAAGCGAAGCTCGGCGCAAAGCAGAATTACGACAAACTTGAAGAAATTTTAACATCAGCCAAGGCAGAACTTGACGAAAAACCCGATACCTCGCTTCCCGAAAAAGAGCGCATAATTAAGATAGAATTAAACGATACAAATCGTCCCGACCTTTGGTCTACGGCAGGCCTTGCAAGGCTTTTACGCATCCATGCGGGAGGAAAATCAAATACAAAAAGCTATCAGAGCTTTCTTTCATCAAAAGAAAAAACTCAAGACTCTGCCGAGCGTATGGTTAAGGCCTCGCCCGAACTTAAAGAAATCCGCCCCTTTGCGGCAGGCTTTGTAATTTCGGGTAAGCCCATAGACGAGCTCATGCTTGCCGACATAATCCAAACACAGGAAAAACTTTGCCGCAACTTCGGAAGAAAAAGAAAAACGGTTTCTATGGGCGTTTACCGTTCAAAACTTATAAAATGGCCCATCGAATACACGGCCGTAGATCCCGACAAAACGGAATTCACTCCGCTCGATATGGAAAAGCCTCTTTCATGCCGCAAAATCCTAAAAGAACACCCCAAGGGAATCGAGTATGCCTCATTGCTTGAAGACAAAAAGCTCTTTCCTCTTTTGAAGGATGCAAACGGAGAAGTCCTTTCGATGCCTCCCGTTATAAACAGTGCTAAAATAGGAGCCGTCCAAGCAGGAGATACAGATCTTTTTGTAGAATTTACCGGCACTGATATGACGAGCATTTTGCTTTCGGCAAATATAGTCGCATGCGATTTTGCCGACTGCGGATATACGATTCTACCCGTTAAAATAGAGCATCCTTATGAAACGGGATACGGAAAAACCATTACTACCCCGTTTTATTTTCAAGAAAATGCAGAAACTTCAGTGGAAGCCGTCAACAAGCTCTTGGGCTCCTCTTTTAAGGCAGAAGAAATTGCAGATGCCCTAAAGCGCATGGACTCGGAAACCGAAATTTCGGGAAATAAGATTAGGCTGAAGCCATCTCCTTACCGCAACGATTTTCTTCATGAAGTGGACATAATCGAAGACGTAATGATGGGGAAAACCGTTAATTTCTTTACGCCAGAAAGGCCGAACGAATTTACAATCGGAAGACTTTTGCCTGCAACAATGTTGAGCCGAAAAATAAAGGGGCTTATGACGGGCATGGGCTATCAGGAAATGATTTTTAACTATTTGGGCTCCAAAAAAGACTATATTGAAAGAATGTGCATAGATGAAGCTTCGGTTATCGAGATTTCAAACCCGATGTCCGAAAACTATCAGTTTGTACGCAACTCTATTCTCCCCTCTCTTTTAAATGCCGAGATGGGTTCTGCAAATGCAGTCTATCCGCACAAAATATTTGAGACCGGAAAAATTGCCTTTTTTGACGA of the Treponema denticola ATCC 35405 genome contains:
- a CDS encoding FKBP-type peptidyl-prolyl cis-trans isomerase, with the protein product MMKIEKDTTVSLEYTLKDANGEVLDSSDVMGPLEYIHGYNMIISGLEKALEGKEEGAEFKQVVPPEEAYGEVFDDLIVETTREQFPEGVKLEVGMDFEAGEGHHARIVRITKIDGDKITIDANHPLAGETLHFDVKVLSVKKTTEEELQALIQQMSGGCGGGCGCGHEHDEDACGCGCSGCH
- a CDS encoding Gx transporter family protein, which encodes MIPKPVPFFRIGLANLPVILGIDLFSFPAFVLLLVIKVLGQALISGTLFSYIVLFSAIGTFSSGLLMYAMRKIPRKTISFMGISLAGAFVSNSLQFLLAVLLMFGKSAVYIIPPVFSLGTLTALFLGWFASEFEIQSVWYQRVKAERFDFVPDNSQAVRHYKSENESEKTKSRTLRDRYLRIGSGISLFLILLFVPFLPVQALVLGAALILCAADKQKLNFLNLIFMFTAITVFNLFPPMGKIIFSIGSIDITHQALLRGFEKAIVLLGMIYISKWMLKAKMNFKSRIGKSIQEAFDVFYKLLSVKHEIKPKMIIPTIDSVLLSINRL
- the pheT gene encoding phenylalanine--tRNA ligase subunit beta; translated protein: MPKIEVNESLFFNMLGAELEAKLGAKQNYDKLEEILTSAKAELDEKPDTSLPEKERIIKIELNDTNRPDLWSTAGLARLLRIHAGGKSNTKSYQSFLSSKEKTQDSAERMVKASPELKEIRPFAAGFVISGKPIDELMLADIIQTQEKLCRNFGRKRKTVSMGVYRSKLIKWPIEYTAVDPDKTEFTPLDMEKPLSCRKILKEHPKGIEYASLLEDKKLFPLLKDANGEVLSMPPVINSAKIGAVQAGDTDLFVEFTGTDMTSILLSANIVACDFADCGYTILPVKIEHPYETGYGKTITTPFYFQENAETSVEAVNKLLGSSFKAEEIADALKRMDSETEISGNKIRLKPSPYRNDFLHEVDIIEDVMMGKTVNFFTPERPNEFTIGRLLPATMLSRKIKGLMTGMGYQEMIFNYLGSKKDYIERMCIDEASVIEISNPMSENYQFVRNSILPSLLNAEMGSANAVYPHKIFETGKIAFFDDSNSTGTSTSQSLGFLTAEQNANFNTAASEAANLLYYLGIEYKVCETDDPRFIPGRQAGLLYNGEQIGIFGEVHPQVLENWDINIPCFAGELNIEKILKSQN